In Streptomyces sp. SLBN-118, the following are encoded in one genomic region:
- a CDS encoding response regulator transcription factor: protein MPDDSAYTSGQQLPSSHVSQHTSSHSTPIRSEHTPAQVPLPPPAAASGGLPALPPPVTPTPLRVVVADDNPVVRAGLHVLLSGREDIAVVAEAADGREACEAAQRHRPDVVLLDVRMPGVDGISALPHLVRIAPVMMLTYSRESEIVREALRLGAGGYLVHGEFTAEQLVDAVRGIRQGRAPFTATAANALLAHVRGGPAPAGHRPLPDGLGQVFTNGAAPQGATAHGPVPQTDPRQTSNFGHQDDSYVSNSLQPQHDTSRMQPNVGQSSKTEFGLSSREVEVMDLIASGMTNQQIAATCFISEKTVKNHINRIFAKLHSTSRSEAIAIWLGTAHGHAGGRTPRGAAGHG from the coding sequence ACAGGTACCACTTCCCCCGCCGGCCGCGGCATCCGGAGGGCTCCCCGCCCTCCCCCCACCGGTGACCCCGACACCGCTGAGGGTCGTGGTCGCCGATGACAACCCCGTCGTACGGGCCGGGCTCCACGTGCTGCTCTCCGGCCGCGAGGACATCGCGGTGGTCGCCGAGGCAGCCGACGGGCGCGAGGCCTGTGAGGCCGCGCAGCGACACCGTCCCGACGTCGTTCTGCTGGACGTGAGGATGCCGGGCGTCGACGGCATCTCGGCGTTGCCGCATCTGGTGCGGATCGCCCCGGTGATGATGCTCACGTACAGCCGCGAGAGTGAGATCGTGCGGGAGGCGCTGCGCCTGGGGGCGGGCGGCTACCTGGTCCACGGAGAGTTCACCGCGGAGCAACTCGTCGACGCGGTACGGGGCATCAGGCAGGGCAGGGCCCCCTTCACGGCCACCGCGGCCAACGCACTGCTCGCCCATGTGCGGGGCGGGCCCGCGCCGGCCGGGCACCGACCGCTTCCGGACGGGCTGGGACAGGTGTTCACCAACGGCGCGGCCCCTCAAGGTGCGACTGCACATGGTCCCGTGCCGCAAACCGATCCACGCCAGACGTCCAACTTCGGGCATCAGGACGACTCTTATGTATCGAACTCGTTGCAGCCGCAGCACGACACTTCGCGTATGCAACCGAATGTGGGACAGTCGTCCAAGACGGAGTTCGGGCTGAGTTCGAGGGAGGTGGAGGTGATGGATCTGATCGCGTCCGGCATGACCAATCAGCAGATCGCCGCCACCTGCTTCATCAGTGAGAAGACGGTCAAGAACCACATCAACCGCATCTTCGCCAAACTGCACAGCACCAGCCGCAGTGAGGCCATCGCGATATGGCTCGGCACCGCGCATGGCCACGCCGGGGGCCGTACGCCGAGGGGGGCGGCGGGTCATGGCTGA